From a single Lacerta agilis isolate rLacAgi1 chromosome 3, rLacAgi1.pri, whole genome shotgun sequence genomic region:
- the LOC117043218 gene encoding cytochrome P450 2K6-like has product MDWTEQIPTLLLLILTIICILKRGSFWNRSSQNLPPGPTPLPLVGNLHMMDLKRPYRTMLKLSKEYGPIFHIQMGFQKMVVLTGYETVKEALVNQADAFAERPIVLIFEEFARGFGVLFSHGENWKVMRRFALSTLRDYGMGKRSIEDRIVEECSVLIKRFESYQGQPFETTTIMNAAVANIIVSILLNKRFEYEDSTYRKLLKLVNENIRLFGSLSVMLYNIFPALGSLLGAPKTLLHNRDELHAFVNATFIKHLRDLDENDQRSFIDSFLLRQKEEKDKPNGYFHNENLKGVVGNLFAAGTETTSTTLRWGLLIMMKYPEIQNKVQEEIAKVVGSSQPRIEHRTKMPYVDAVIHEIQRFADIIPTNIPRATTVDVTLKGYFIPKGTHIVPLLTSVLHDESQWEKPYQFYPEHFLDSEGKFRKRDAFLPFSAGRRACLGQTLAKMELFLFFTSLLQRFTFRLPPGTTEDDLDFTPVIGFTTSPMPHQVCALPRS; this is encoded by the exons ATGGATTGGACTGAACAGATTCCAACATTGTTACTGCTCATCCTTACGATTATATGCATTTTGAAACGGGGAAGTTTCTGGAATAGGAGCTCCCAAAATCTCCCACCAGGTCCTACACCTTTACCACTTGTTGGAAATCTCCACATGATGGATCTGAAGAGACCTTACAGAACAATGTTAAAG TTGTCAAAAGAATATGGCCCCATCTTCCACATCCAAATGGGATTCCAGAAAATGGTGGTGCTGACAGGGTACGAGACAGTCAAGGAGGCCCTGGTGAATCAGGCGGACGCATTTGCAGAGAGACCCATCGTCCTGATTTTTGAGGAGTTTGCAAGGGGCTTTG GTGTTCTTTTTTCACATGGTGAAAACTGGAAAGTGATGAGGCGGTTTGCACTAAGCACATTACGGGACTATGGCATGGGAAAGAGGTCCATAGAGGACAGAATTGTGGAAGAATGCAGTGTCCTGATTAAGAGATTTGAATCTTACCAAG GACAACCGTTTGAAACCACCACAATTATGAATGCCGCTGTTGCCAATATCATAGTGTCCATCCTACTAAACAAGCGATTTGAATACGAAGATTCCACATATAGAAAACTTCTGAAGTTGGTCAATGAAAATATCCGACTTTTTGGAAGCCTCTCTGTCATG CTGTATAACATATTTCCTGCTCTTGGCTCGCTTTTGGGAGCTCCTAAGACTCTTCTTCACAACAGAGATGAGCTACATGCCTTCGTAAATGCCACCTTCATAAAACACCTCAGAGATCTGGATGAAAACGACCAAAGGAGCTTCATTGATTCATTTCTTCTGAGACAGAAGGAG GAGAAGGACAAGCCGAATGGATATTTCCACAATGAAAACCTAAAAGGCGTTGTGGGTAACTTATTTGCTGCTGGCACGGAGACCACTTCTACCACACTGCGCTGGGGACTGTTAATAATGATGAAATATCCTGAAATTCAGA ATAAGGTCCAAGAAGAAATTGCGAAGGTTGTTGGATCTTCTCAACCAAGGATTGAGCACCGAACAAAAATGCCATATGTAGATGCAGTGATCCATGAGATCCAGAGATTTGCTGACATTATCCCAACAAATATACCCCGTGCAACCACTGTGGATGTTACCCTCAAAGGCTACTTCATTCCAAAG GGGACTCACATCGTGCCACTACTGACCTCCGTGCTGCACGATGAATCTCAGTGGGAAAAACCATACCAATTTTACCCTGAGCACTTTCTTGACTCTGAAGGAAAGTTCAGAAAGAGAGATGCATTCCTGCCTTTCTCTGCCG GTCGGAGAGCATGTTTAGGTCAGACTCTTGCCAAAATGGAGCTCTTCCTCTTTTTTACAAGCCTCCTGCAGAGATTCACGTTCCGGCTACCTCCTGGAACGACTGAAGATGACCTGGATTTTACACCTGT